The following coding sequences lie in one Aspergillus puulaauensis MK2 DNA, chromosome 3, nearly complete sequence genomic window:
- the rgd1 gene encoding putative Rho GTPase activator (Rgd1) (BUSCO:EOG092620CR;~COG:T;~EggNog:ENOG410QDQC;~InterPro:IPR001060,IPR027267,IPR008936,IPR000198, IPR031160;~PFAM:PF00611,PF00620;~go_process: GO:0007165 - signal transduction [Evidence IEA]): MADTALQDGPAPNTPSSGDPGVPPLSAGSAAPSAPGLEARADLPVVSEELKARLDKVIYSEIGVTTLLTRLKQSVASARDFASFLKKRSILEEEHAQGLRKVSRSLYDAAHKSENRQGTYSYGCVELNGFHDRMADHGLQFAASLHQMSDNLTELAGNIERGRKQWKHEGLSAEKKVIDAETLAEKAKAKYDTLAEQYDRVKTGEKAGGKFGFKGTKSVAQQEEDLLRKVQGADSDYAAKIQAAQAARKELISTHRPQAVHNIQQLISECDSGLALQMQKFGTFNEKLLLGQGLSINPLKEGGESAGPRSLREVIQQIDNQKDYHDYVLSHEFNPGAVTSEQAQYHRHPTLGGSTAAPAPTSQSNTQNKRQSMALALPASQPAASTEPPQIPVQIPSSGPLESNQSPQYPQNPDSFSAPPFQPPYPTSSGPPPEQQVMNQAPPLAQKGPYSSSGNGYSSNVNLPPLKPVFGVSLDELYARDGTAVPMIVYQCFQAIELFGLDVEGIYRLSGSANHISQMKALFDNDSSQVDYTNPESFHHDVNSVAGVLKQFFRDLPDPLFTSAAYSSFIEAARVDDDIQRRDSLHAIINGLPDAHYATLRALVLHLNKIQEHYTQNRMNAGNIAICFGPTLMGASSGGNIADAGWQVRVIETILMNTFQIFDDD, from the exons ATGGCAGATACTGCTCTCCAAGATGGCCCTGCGCCAAACACTCCCTCGTCTGGGGACCCAGGAGTGCCACCTTTAAGCGCTGGATCTGCCGCCCCTTCCGCTCCAGGTCTGGAGGCCCGGGCGGACCTCCCAGTTGTTTCAGAGGAGTTGAAAGCTCGCTTAGATAAAGTGATCTATTCGGAG ATCGGGGTGACGACTCTCCTGACTCGATTGAAGCAAAGCGTTGCCTCTGCCAGA GACTTCGCCTCATTCCTGAAAAAGAGATCGAtcttggaagaagagcatgcTCAAGGCTTGAGGAAGGTGTCCCGTTCTCTGTATGATGCCGCACATAAATCAGAGAACCGCCAAGGCACCTACAGTTATGGCTGCGTCGAGCTCAACGGTTTCCATGACCGCATGGCAGACCACGGGCTTCAGTTTGCAGCGTCTTTACACCAGATGTCTGACAATCTTACCGAACTTGCAGGGAACATCGAGCGAGGGCGCAAGCAATGGAAACATGAAGGGCTGAgtgcagaaaagaaagtcatAGATGCGGAGACCTTGGCGGAGAAGGCTAAGGCTAAATACGACACCCTGGCAGAGCAGTATGACCGGGTGAAAACCGGGGAGAAAGCAGGTGGAAAGTTTGGCTTTAAAGGCACCAAATCCGTTGCTCAACAGGAAGAAGACCTACTGCGCAAGGTCCAAGGCGCGGATTCTGATTACGCGGCCAAGATCCAGGCCGCCCAAGCAGCTCGTAAAGAGCTAATTTCGACCCATCGACCTCAGGCTGTACATAATATCCAGCAATTGATCTCAGAATGTGATTCAGGGCTTGCTCTGCAAATGCAAAAATTCG GAACGTTCAATGAGAAGTTGCTATTGGGACAGGGCTTATCCATCAACCCATTgaaagaaggaggggagagtGCTGGACCCAGGAGTCTTCGTGAAGTAATACAGCAGATCGACAACCAGAAAGACTACCATGACTACGTTCTAAGTCACGAGTTCAACCCTGGCGCTGTGACTTCAGAGCAGGCTCAGTATCATCGTCACCCA ACTCTTGGAGGATCGActgcagccccagcccctACCTCTCAGTCTAATACACAAAACAAGCGGCAGTCTATGGCGCTAGCATTGCCTGCGTCTCAACCAGCTGCGTCTACGGAACCGCCTCAAATACCAGTCCAGATACCATCGTCAGGCCCCTTAGAGAGCAACCAATCCCCACAATATCCTCAAAACCCAGATTCATTCTCGGCTCCTCCGTTCCAGCCTCCGTACCCAACGTCGTCAGGGCCCCCGCCTGAGCAGCAAGTCATGAACCAGGCGCCACCGCTAGCTCAGAAAGGACCATACTCGTCTTCCGGCAACGGCTATTCCTCAAATGTGAACCTTCCTCCGCTGAAGCCAGTCTTTGGAGTCTCATTGGATGAGCTATATGCTCGTGATGGAACCGCTGTTCCCATGATCGTGTATCAGTGTTTCCAGGCGATAGAGTTGTTCGGACTTGATGTAGAGGGAATCTACCGGCTCTCAGGCAGTGCGAATCACATTAGTCAGATGAAAGCCCTTTTTGATAACG ACTCGTCTCAAGTCGACTATACCAACCCCGAAAGCTTCCATCATGATGTGAACAGTGTCGCAGGCGTATTGAAACAATTTTTTAGAGATCTTCCAGACCCGCTCTTCACGTCAGCAGCATATTCGAGCTTCATTGAAGCGGCCC gcgttgacgatgatATCCAACGGAGGGACTCACTCCACGCAATAATTAACGGCCTTCCAGATGCACATTACGCTACTTTAAGAGCTCTGGTTCTG CACTTGAATAAAATCCAAGAACACTACACTCAAAACCGCATGAACGCAGGCAACATCGCCATTTGCTTTGG ACCAACTCTGATGGGTGCAAGTTCAGGTGGCAACATTGCAGATGCCGGCTGGCAGGTACGCGTGATCGAAACTATTCTCATGAACACCTTCCAGATATTCGACGACGATTAG
- a CDS encoding transcription factor domain-containing protein (COG:K;~EggNog:ENOG410Q2P8;~InterPro:IPR001138,IPR007219,IPR036864;~PFAM:PF00172;~TransMembrane:1 (o513-529i);~go_function: GO:0000981 - DNA-binding transcription factor activity, RNA polymerase II-specific [Evidence IEA];~go_function: GO:0003677 - DNA binding [Evidence IEA];~go_function: GO:0008270 - zinc ion binding [Evidence IEA];~go_process: GO:0006351 - transcription, DNA-templated [Evidence IEA];~go_process: GO:0006355 - regulation of transcription, DNA-templated [Evidence IEA]): protein MDLEYRGILAQNGFPPHANLISPQGTSPDLRDNPRLSRPLTGFEFSSRSSEPGDMEKTPPITGKRRGGCRKACNECKQQKLRCDIVQTPADACSRCRRLHIECKVEPSFRRISKRKRNAEMEREIADLRQRLSSDGSHVHTVEPRASDKVSQCSEDMYYGPDPANISRGRTMSAKLEPQTLATPLTMHSDGSILSQDDSIWRLEDVSLSRQRVARLFDQFFKYYHPFLPLLNPQKQPEEYLRRCPFQAWSIICVASRRAPSEPGLLSALSGPFSRLLWSTITSVPQDYRVVKGLCLLCTWPLPTTSQRTDATFMLCGLMMQISMQLGLHRPVQAEEFTTFRMEGQGEAVKDRLQTWVICNIVAQNVATGYGQPPSTIYDWALEPASLRDADYHPPEDLKTRLRIEKFCDRVTKSLYSSRPDPAEFISSEKLLISQLLENELREMELDYGRNISAINMIHLRAAELHLRYFVFLGSNARSDDLTKLFIATTSFLGRVLDLETSPGELIGHATNYILQMIISAAFALMKLLKSDFRRHIDFEHGKLLFNGAISALRRISVMDHDRPVRLADILAQMWNAGAPEDSGDDTLLIKVRCRMSMSHVYDTVWRWRHRFRPLKGTEDTQVMTANPNISTAAVPRQSDGSLEDPALMYPPNFDQEGAFFNEAGFSEVFDSLNWVFDGFPDSFPAPPAI from the exons ATGGACCTCGAGTACCGGGGTATTTTGGCACAGAATGGATTCCCTCCGCATGCAAACCTGATATCCCCCCAGGGCACCTCTCCCGACCTTCGGGACAACCCGAGACTTTCACGGCCACTGACAGGCTTCGAGTTCTCAAGCAGATCCTCGGAGCCCGGAGACATGGAGAAGACCCCGCCCATTACGGGGAAGCGGCGGGGTGGGTGTCGAAAAGCATGTAATGAGTGCAAGCAACAAAAG CTACGATGTGATATCGTTCAGACACCCGCGGACGCCTGTTCCCGTTGTCGGCGGCTTCATATAGAATGCAAGGTGGAGCCTTCTTTCAGGCGCATCTCGAAAAGAAA GCGAAATGCTGAAATGGAGCGCGAGATTGCAGATCTCCGCCAACGGCTCTCTAGCGATGGCAGTCATGTTCATACAGTCGAGCCTCGAGCTAGTGACAAGGTGTCACAGTGCTCTGAGGACATGTATTATGGACCTGATCCTGCGAACATAAGTCGGGGTCGGACTATGTCTGCGAAGCTAGAACCGCAGACTTTAGCCACTCCGTTAACTATGCACAGCGATGGGTCCATCTTATCTCAAGATGACAGTATTTGGAGGCTAGAGGATGTTTCTCTATCCCGACAAAGGGTAGCAAGGCTATTTGACCA GTTCTTCAAGTACTACCacccttttcttccacttctgaACCCCCAAAAGCAACCTGAAGAGTATCTCCGTCGTTGTCCGTTCCAAGCATGGTCAATTATTTGTGTCGCTAGCCGGCGAGCTCCGTCAGAGCCGGGCCTACTTAGCGCTCTTTCGGGGCCATTCAGCAGATTGTTGTGGTCGACAATAACAAGCGTCCCGCAGGATTATCGTGTTGTCAAAGGCCTATGCCTTCTCTGCACTTGGCCACTCCCGACCACAAGCCAGAGGACGGATGCGACTTTCATGCTATGCGGATTGATGATGCAAATTTCCATGCAGTTGGGGTTGCACCGCCCTGTGCAGGCTGAAGAGTTCACGACATTTCGGATGGAAGGTCAAGGTGAAGCTGTAAAGGATCGGCTACAGACATGGGTAATTTGTAATATTGTTGCCCAAAA TGTTGCTACTGGGTATGGTCAGCCTCCAAGTACAATCTACGATTGGGCACTTGAACCAGCGTCACTTCGAGATGCCGACTATCACCCTCCAGAAGACTTGAAAACACGCCTACGCATTGAAAAATTCTGCGATCGGGTAACAAAATCTCTATACAGCAGCAGGCCTGACCCTGCAGAGTTCATCAGTTCCGAAAAGCTTCTAATTTCGCAACTTCTGGAAAACGAGCTCCGGGAAATGGAACTTGACTACGGCCGAAATATCTCCG CGATCAACATGATCCATTTACGAGCTGCGGAACTCCATTTGCGGTATTTTGTGTTCTTAGGCTCCAACGCACGAAGCGACGACTTAACTAAGCTTTTTATCGCCACGACGTCATTCCTGGGAAGAGTACTAGATCTCGAGACTTCACCGGGCGAACTCATTGGCCATGCAACGAACTATATCCTCCAAATGATCATATCAGCGGCGTTTGCCCTAATGAAGTTACTGAAAAGCGATTTTCGACGACACATCGACTTCGAGCATGGgaagttattatttaatggGGCAATTTCAGCTTTGAGGAGGATCAGTGTGATGGACCATGATAGGCCTGTCCGACTGGCAGATATTTTGGCCCAGATGTGGAATGCTGGGGCCCCCGAGGACTCGGGGGATGATACATTACTCATAAAGGTCAGATGTCGCATGAGCATGAGCCATGTTTATGACACAGTTTGGCGCTGGCGACACCGCTTCCGGCCGTTGAAGGGCACTGAAGATACACAAGTCATGACGGCCAATCCGAACATCTCAACAGCCGCAGTTCCTCGGCAATCGGACGGGTCCCTGGAAGACCCAGCACTTATGTATCCGCCAAATTTCGACCAAGAAGGAGCTTTTTTCAATGAGGCAGGATTTTCAGAAGTATTTGACTCCCTCAACTGGGTCTTCGACGGGTTCCCAGATAGTTTTCCAGCCCCACCGGCTATCTAA